The genomic region ATCAAAAGCCCCAGCCCCATTGCCCCGAGCCCTAAGATCAGCGGGTTGTTTTCCAGGTACTGATTGATGTCGTCTTTAACATCGGCCAACAGCAGGACGAGGTACATCGTGTTCACGTAGAGGAGATGAAGAGTGTGAAAGAGAGGCTGGATCGCGCCTCAGCTTCGTTTCTGTCTTAGTAATATAAATCGGCCGCATGTGTCTCCCAGTCAACGCCGCGGATCTGCCCGACCACCGCTGGGTCGATCGGCATCGCGTAATCTTGTTGATACCAGAGAATTACCAGCCCGGAATAGTCGTAACTTTTGTCCTTGGCCGGATCGAGCGAGGTGAACCGCCCGATACACGTGACTGACGGTAGTGCCGACGGCGTGCCAAACGGATAAGGACGGCCATGATCGATGGGCGTCTCCACCGGAGGAATCAGGTACGGTGTGCCATCATACGGCTTGTCTTGATGCTCGGCGACCAACGACTGCAGTCTCTGCTGGTTGCGTTCCGCCGTCGGCAGTCCTTCCAGCAACCCTTCGTACGTCAGGTACTGCTCCAACTGCTTCAGGTAGATTCTTCGGCCTGAAGAGAGATCCAGTTCGCCCGACTTCGTCATTTCGCTTCCTTTGAAAGTGCATCATGTGGGCACCATCTTAGGCCAATTCTCCTTCCCTCGCGAACGCAGGCATAAATCTGGAAAAAACCATCACCGGATACTGTACATGAGTACACTTTCCATGCTATAAATAGATTCTGCCTGGGGACGCTTCCCCAACACGTATCCGCACTCTCGCGATGTTTCTTCGTTTTCACCTTTTGGCCTGTTTCCGCCAACGCGCGCCTGGCAACTGTTTTCTTCGAGTACGAACCATGTCCACCAACCCCGCACAGCACGAATCCCCAGGAATACAAGTTCCGACGGTGATCGTGCGCGCTGAGAAGACCTTTCTCTGCACGGCCTGCGGAACGTTGGTGGAAATCCCAGCCGACGTGGTCGGGCAGCTCTCCTATGCGACCAAACACTCCCCGCCGCCCACTGACCCCCCGCAAGACGCGCCTGCTGGTCCTACCTTCAACGTCTTTCCTGTTTTTGTTGTCGATCATGCACCACGACCCCAGCCAAAGGCCTCGCGACCGCCGAGTCCCAAGCGGCCACAAACGCCCCCGCGTAAAACGTTCCAAGGTCGGCTCATCGATGGTCTGACCGTCCCCTCCGGCCGGCAGCTCGATCAAGCGTTCAAGTGGATTTCGTTTCATCTGAAAGTGCTCGACCGACAAGGGACCGAGATCAAGCGGCTTAAGAAGCGGATCCAAACGAACACCCCAGCCAAGGTGCCATGTCCACATCCGCGTGGACATAGCAAGCAAGAGACCGCGCAACAACCACCGCGCCCGCCGCAGTGTGAAGAGGAAACACATGCCCACGAAGAGATGAGCAGGGCCCCCAGTGCGCCTCGCCTGAAAGAACGCGGGCCTCCCTGACCATTGGCAAAAATCTTAAGCCAACCGCAGGTGCCACGCCCAACTCATTTTGGGCGTGAGGGCACCGCCATTGCATGCGCGCATCGCAATGGCAAGTAGCCACGAACCCCGCACAACGTATCTTCCTTACCAGGCCAGAATCCTAACTCCGGGTGCCATGCCCAAATCTGCTTGGGCACGCGAACTACGCAAATGCAAACGCCCTCTCACCCCTACCAGCTCAGCCATGCAGACCAAATCGATTGGGTTCTGAAAAAACACAATCCTGGGGGGAAACACGAGCTATATTGAACCATATCGGATTCCCCCTCCCTTTCCCCCAAAGGCCACACAGACCATGGACCGCTCGTACCCCACTTCGCGACGCACGTTTGTCCAGAACATTGCCATGGCAGCTGGTGCCGTCAGCTTCACTCCTGCTTCGTCTCTGTGGGCCGCCGACGACGAGCCCTCGCGCAATCCCGACGACATCCTGGCCAACCTGGTCGCTGGCAATCGTCGTTTTGCCAGCGGTAAGACCCAAGTTACCCCGCGCACGCCGGCTGATTTTGCCCGCGATGCCAAAGGGCAAGCCCCACCAGCGGTGATCCTTGGTTGCGCCGACTCGCGCGTTCCGCCAGAGATGGTGTTCGATCAACCGATCGGCGGGCTGTTTGTCGTTCGCGTCGCCGGCAACATGGTCGGCTCCGGTCCCATGCTCTTGGGTAGCATCGAATTCGCCGTGGCCGAACTGGGCGCTCGCCTGGTGGTGGTCATGGGTCACAGCTCGTGCGGTGCCTGTCGCGCGGCAATCACGCACATCGACAACAACGACGCGCTACCAGGTGCCATCGAAGGGATGGTCGATAAGATTCGCCCGGTCGTTCGCCAGGTGCAAGGCCAGCCAGGCGACAAGCTGGTGAACGTCACCAAAGCAAACGCCACGCACAACGCCAAGCTGCTCAGCAAAACCGGCTCGATCCTGCCCGGCTTCGTCGAAAGCGGCAAGGTGAAGATGGTCGGTGCCTACTACAACCTCTCGACCGGCGTCGTCGATTTCCTCGACAGCTAAACCACAATACGCAAGCCACCCGCTACCACGCCCAAGTCCGCTTGGGCGTGTTGGCACACGCGAACGCTCTAATTTCCTGCCAAGCTCACTGTGGTGTTTCGCGAATACCAATCAACTGCCGCAGCTGCGGGCCGTACTGTTTTTTGGTTCGCTCCATCCCCTTCCACTGCTCTTCCGAGTACGACAGAGGGGGCACACGCCGCTGCTTGTCATCAATCGCCAGATGCGTTAGTGTCAGCCGATCGATCATCTCGTTCCAGCCGATCGCCAGTTGAAGTCCGATGTTCAAGCGATCGCGGCGGACGGGAACGATCGACAATCCTGCGGGAAATTCATCGACCGCCGGAAATCGCAGCCACGGCTTATCGTTGCACTGCTCGTTCAGGCGAATGTCGTGGATTCGCAGGCCAATGTCCCCTGTTTCGATTTCGCTGATAACGATCTCGCGAACCGTATGAGGTACCGCGCGATCGAAGGTGACAATCTGAATCGAATTGCCCGAAGGGGAGGTCGACTGGTAACGCCAGTTGCCGTTGGCATCTTGCCCCAACACTTGGTTGTCGGTTTTCGCTTGGACAAACGACGTCAGGTCGATCAGCACGTCCGATCGACTCAAACGCTCGGCGGCAGGCTCGATGCTGAATTCATACGAGACCGAATGACCTTTGTTTCGCATCTGAAGATGTGGGGCAGATTGATCAAGCGTCACGATGCGCTGCCCAGCCAAATCGAAATACATCGACTGCCTATCGGCGATCAACAAGACTGGAATCTTTTGCGAATCGGTTGCCACGTATAACTGCGGAGGTGCCCCTCGCTTCCAACGAACCTCTCCCCACAACCGCCCCTGCTCCGGATTGATAACTTCATAGGAAACCGAAAACTGCTCGATCCCCTGCTCCTCCGGAGAAAGCACCGGCACCCCAGCCAACAGCTGAGCCAGCGAAGGCCTGGCCTCGGGCGGTTGTGCTGCGGCATGCGATGCGAAAGCGAAGAGAAGCAGCGCGGTAAGGAGAAGCATCCTTGGCATGACGTTCGATCCTTCCTTCAAAAAACCGGGTGCCACGCCCAAGTCCGCTTACGGACTTACCAGCAACCCAAACTTTAGAAACATGTGCATGGATTGACTCCATTACCCTAATCTACTAGAAGCTCCAATCTCAACTTCCTAGCAGAGCCAGGCTAGCAATCCCATCAAATCGATTTGCTGTTTGAACAATTATCTGGGAAGATACGTAAAAATAGGCATTCCAATGAAACAAGCCGATTTCAAAATAAATCTCACTGAATCATTTGAGCACCTTCCCGATGCTCCAATTGCGGAAGCCATAATTCATTGGAGAGCAAGAGCTGAGAGGAAACTAGTGCCTAATGAGTTTCAAAAGGAACTAAAATCGCGATTGCCGGACTACCCACATCATCAACAGCAGTTTGAAATGGCTGCTGAGATCAATGCTGAGAGTCAGTCGTTCAGCCACCAACAGAATTGGCATGGCTTCCGATTCGAGACGGAAGATAAACGTTACGTAGCTCAGTTTACGCGAAATGGATTTGTATTCAGCCGGCTACAACCATATGAGAATTGGAACACGTTTCGGACGGAAGCAATTCGGCTTTGGGAAATCTATCGTGAATTGACTGAGCCATCAGAAATTCAGCGGCTTGGGGTTCGATTTATCAATGTAATAAAAGATGTCACGCCTACCGAACTGAACGATTTGCTAGCAGCTCCCCCAAGATGTGCGCCAAATTTAAATATTCCTCTTGCAGGATTCATGCACCAAAGTGTTTTCGAAATTCCTGGACATCCGTATAATTTAAACGTAATTCAGACGATTCAACCGGCTCCGCCAACGCAAAAGGGGCCAACAAATTTGATTCTCGATTTAGACGTATCCACTTCACGTTTCATTGCTACAGAGGAAATCAATAAGCGTCTTCAGGACATGCAGTGGATTAAGAATAAAGCCTTCTTCTCTTTTTTAACCAAATCTGCAATCTCAAAATTTAGAGAGTGAGAACTATGCCGCCAGTTCGATATAGCGGTGAAAGCACAGCCGCCCAATATGTTGGGCAAGAGCTTATTGTCCATCATCGATATCTTCAGAAGTCTTCTGCACTGGGGATTGAACGACTTCTTCGTGTGGACTTGCCTGAACTATGGGATGATTGTGGGGAATCAGACTGGGATGGCTTTGGAGCCCATGCTGTCAACGTTGAGACTTACCGCAACGCTGAGCAATTCCTTCGAGCACTTCCTTACGGTGCTCCAGTACCATCAGTTGGCGCGGAACCTGACGGACAGATCACATTTGAATGGTACCAATCTCGTCGCAGAGTTCTTTCGGTAAGCATTAGTGCGGACGGAGAATTGCATTATGCAGCATTACTAGGCCCCAATAGTTCTCGAGGAAAAGAGGCATTTTTTGAGGAAGTTCCAATACCAATCCTCAGATTAATCCACGACGTTTTCGCATGTTAGATCCCTCGAACATTCCTGAGATAGACGATCAGGAGTTGCTCAGGCGCTACGTAGTGTCCCGTAGTCATATTCGACAACAGGATCTGACTGTAAAGCCTGATGCTTTCATGCCTCCTTCCAATCTTGAGATGTCTGTAACTCGCGATGTTAGCCTTAGCGAAGCAGAGGTTTGGGAGATTGGGCGGAGTGTTGCCAATGCGAGAGGCAAGCAACTTAGAGGATCAGCCAATGTCATTGCCAAGACCTACAGAGCCAATGAATTGAACGTCGAAGTTGACGTCATACCAGATAACCCCAATCACGCGATCATTACCGGTTGGCCGTCAGACAAAGCAGATCAAAAAGCGATCGCACTTCAGATCGCGGCCGTCGCAAAGTTCGCTCCTGTTCCTGATTAGTTTTTGCGTTGAATATAGTGCTTCAGCGGGTACGCTAAGCAAGGTAGGCTGGGTCATGACCCCGCTTTATCGAGCGACGGAGAACGATCAAACCACGGACGAGAAGTTAGCCTCCACGTGAGTTCGCTGGGTCTCGACCCAGCATTGACCATCAGCGCGGTTAGGCCCCTTGGGCCGAATGTTTTTGAATGGAAGCAAACGGTAGGGCGGTGAGTTATTTCAGTTCGTTAATCCACTGCTTATCTTCGTCACTCAGCTTCGAAAGCGGAACCTTGATTTCCTCGCCGTTTTCTTTCAGCAGCTTTACTTGGTCACCGATGAGGCCCGAGAAGGTTGCGGTAATCGAAAACTGTCCCGTTTTGTCTTTCCAGACTCGGTTGTACTCGGAGTTTTGACGAGACTTCATTACCACATCGCGATGTTGATTCCGACAGTTGGCTTCCATCGCTCGCAGATGTTTTCCAAACATGAAGAGATCGATCTCTTCTAAAACTATCTTCATGTTCAGAGGGAACGGCTTTACTTTTCGAACCGTCTTTGTGGCACCTATCAGCGTGACGTAACGATATGTTCCATCCAATTCCCAGAGACGTTCGACAAAATACGACAGTGGCAACGCGTCGCCATCAGCGATTTGGGACGTATCCACCTGAGAAATTAGAATAAGCTGAGTATTGTCATCGCCTAAGTTGGCAACCTCAGCAAGATAGCTCTGATTGTCGATCACTTGGAAAACCTTCCCAACCGTGATCATCTGACCAAACTTCGCCTCGGAGAAAGATGCAAAGTAGCGTTCATTAATCAAAGTCTGCAGACGCTCTGCGGCTGCGCCTTTTACAATATCATCAGCAGAACGGCTTTCGTAAGGATTGTAGCCACGTTCTCCCCGTCCACGTCGTGATCGCGTGCCACCCGAATCCTCGTCTAAGCCCAATCCATTTTTCCACAGTTCCGTATTCGACTTACATTCCTTTTCCCAGCAGTAGAAAGACATTTCGAGATAGGTACGCACCTCGGGTTCTATCTTGCGTTTGTCGGCTTCGCGCAGGATTTCGCGAATGAGAACCTTACAAATGACATCGACATCCTTATCAGCAACTTGCTTGATCTCTTCGTTGGTGAGATTGCCGAAATCAAGTTCCGATTTGAAGTCGTCCCCAGGGGCCGCAAGCAGAATAACGCCCAAAAGAAGAATCATTCGTGTCTCTCCGTATCTGGCGTACCGTCGCCCATTTCGGCTGCCGTGCAGACTGACGTCTCGAGTTGTACCAAGCCACATCGATCTAAGAAAATTGATGTATGTTGGTATATCCCAATCCATGCCGAAATTCAACACTTTTCGGGGAACTCATTACCTCCGCCCGAAGGGTATTTAAGAACTTGGCGCTTGCCCCAAAAACAAAAAAACGGCACCCAGTTTCCCAGGTGACGTTTGAATATCAACTTCAGCTAGTCGCGAAGCAAATCAAACTTCCTTCGCGTCGATCCAGCTCATCAGGCGGCGGAGGCGTTTGCCGACTTCTTCTACCTGGTGGGTGCGTTCGCGGCGGCGGATGGCCTTGAAGCGGGCGGCACCGGCTTTGTTTTCCAGGATCCAGTTACGGGCAAACGTGCCGTCTTGGATTTCGTTCAGGACCTTCTTCATCTCGGCCTTGGTTTCAGGCGTGATGATACGTGGGCCGGTCGAGTAGTCACCGAATTCGGCCGTGTTGCTCACGCTGTAACGCATGTAGTTCAGGCCACCTTCGTAGAACAGGTCGACGATCAGCTTCACTTCGTGCATGCACTCGAAGTAAGCCATTTCTTCCTGGTAGCCTGCTTCGACCAGCGTTTCGAAGCCAGCTTTGATCAGTTCGCTGAGGCCACCGCACAGCACGACTTGTTCGCCGAACAGGTCGGTTTCGGTTTCTTCGGCAAAGGTCGTTTCGATCACACCACCACGCGTGGCACCGATACCCTTGGCATAGGCCAGACCGATTTGACGGGTTTCGTCCGAAGCGGTGTCGCCCAAAGCGATCAGACCAGGAACGCCGCCACCCTTTTCGTATTCGCTACGAACGAGGTGACCAGGGCCCTTCGGGGCAACCAGCAGCGTGTCGACACCTTCCGGTGGCACGATCTGCGAGAAGTGAATGTTGAAACCGTGCGAGCACATCAGGACGTTGCCTGGCGACAGGTTCGGCTGAACGCAGCTCTTGTAGACATCGCCTTGAACTTCGTCCGGCAGCAGCATGTTGATGATGTCGGCCTTCTTGGTCGCTTCGGCGGCGCTCATCGGCTCGAAGCCGTGCTTCTTGGCCAGGTCGTAGTTCGGGCTGCCAGGACGCTGGCCGATGATGACGGTGCAGCCGCTGTCGCGCAGGTTCTGAGCTTGGGCGTGACCCTGGGAACCATAACCCAGGATAGCAATGGTCTTGCCCTTCAAAACGGACAGGTCGGCATCGTTGTCGTAATAGATTTTGGCGGTCATAGAATTTTGTTACTGGTTTCTAAAACTGATGGGTTAATGGACGGTGGATGTGTTGTCCCCTCGCCCCTGAGGGGACCTAATTATTCGGCGAAGCTACGCTTCGACCGCGTGCGGATCGTTGACTTGTTCTTCCAACGACATTCCGCTGCGAACCATGGCGATTCGTCCCGTCCTCACCAGCTCGCGGATTCCGTAGGGTCGCATCAGGTCGATGAATGCGACGATTTTGTTTTCGGTGCCAGAGATCTCGATGATGATTTCCGTGCGACCAACGTCGACGATACGGCCGCGGAAAATGTCGACCAGTTCGTTGATTTCGGTTCGAGATCCGCCTGGTTCGGCGGCAACTTTAATCAGCATCAGATCGCGTTCGACGAAGTCCGACGAGCTGACGTCCAGCACGCGTACAACGGTGACGATCTTTTCCAGCTGCTTGCGTACTTGCTCTAGGACATGATCATCTCCGACTACGACAAAGGTCATTCGCGAAAGATGTGGATCCTCGGTTTCCCCCACTGCGAGCGAATCGATGTTGTATCCGCGTGAGGCGAGCATCCCGGAAATGTGGGCGAGTACCCCGGGCACATTCTGTACCACCGCCGAGAGCACGTGACGCATTGTTTTCTCCCAGAACCGTAAATTGAAACCCGCATGATAGTTTGCCCCCCTTGCACCGACAAGAGGCGGTGCTATGCCGCCAATTAGCGAAGCCAGGAGAGCCATTAGCCCCACCCTAACGCGGGCAGAAGTGTTAATAACAGATGGAGCCGACCGATCTTGTTAAGACACGGGGAGTTATGACAAGTTCAGGCCCCTCGCTTGAGGTTTTCAAAACAGGGCCAAGCGGGTGCCACGGGCCCGTCCTCGTGGGCATGCAAATGGGTGGATATTGTGGAAAGAGGAGTCGCCCATGTGCCACTGGGCCACAATAAGAACGAACCACCGATCGGAATGACGCCTCGGATTGATCTCGCTGGGTCGCGACCCAGCTTACGATGCTGTGCTAACCAACCGGCAAAGATAATGCCGCTCTAGATGGATGAATATGTGAATGACAACATTCCTTGGTTATCTTCGTTGAT from Blastopirellula marina harbors:
- a CDS encoding SHD1 domain-containing protein encodes the protein MILLLGVILLAAPGDDFKSELDFGNLTNEEIKQVADKDVDVICKVLIREILREADKRKIEPEVRTYLEMSFYCWEKECKSNTELWKNGLGLDEDSGGTRSRRGRGERGYNPYESRSADDIVKGAAAERLQTLINERYFASFSEAKFGQMITVGKVFQVIDNQSYLAEVANLGDDNTQLILISQVDTSQIADGDALPLSYFVERLWELDGTYRYVTLIGATKTVRKVKPFPLNMKIVLEEIDLFMFGKHLRAMEANCRNQHRDVVMKSRQNSEYNRVWKDKTGQFSITATFSGLIGDQVKLLKENGEEIKVPLSKLSDEDKQWINELK
- a CDS encoding TIGR04255 family protein; this translates as MNNYLGRYVKIGIPMKQADFKINLTESFEHLPDAPIAEAIIHWRARAERKLVPNEFQKELKSRLPDYPHHQQQFEMAAEINAESQSFSHQQNWHGFRFETEDKRYVAQFTRNGFVFSRLQPYENWNTFRTEAIRLWEIYRELTEPSEIQRLGVRFINVIKDVTPTELNDLLAAPPRCAPNLNIPLAGFMHQSVFEIPGHPYNLNVIQTIQPAPPTQKGPTNLILDLDVSTSRFIATEEINKRLQDMQWIKNKAFFSFLTKSAISKFRE
- the ilvC gene encoding ketol-acid reductoisomerase — its product is MTAKIYYDNDADLSVLKGKTIAILGYGSQGHAQAQNLRDSGCTVIIGQRPGSPNYDLAKKHGFEPMSAAEATKKADIINMLLPDEVQGDVYKSCVQPNLSPGNVLMCSHGFNIHFSQIVPPEGVDTLLVAPKGPGHLVRSEYEKGGGVPGLIALGDTASDETRQIGLAYAKGIGATRGGVIETTFAEETETDLFGEQVVLCGGLSELIKAGFETLVEAGYQEEMAYFECMHEVKLIVDLFYEGGLNYMRYSVSNTAEFGDYSTGPRIITPETKAEMKKVLNEIQDGTFARNWILENKAGAARFKAIRRRERTHQVEEVGKRLRRLMSWIDAKEV
- the ilvN gene encoding acetolactate synthase small subunit; this encodes MRHVLSAVVQNVPGVLAHISGMLASRGYNIDSLAVGETEDPHLSRMTFVVVGDDHVLEQVRKQLEKIVTVVRVLDVSSSDFVERDLMLIKVAAEPGGSRTEINELVDIFRGRIVDVGRTEIIIEISGTENKIVAFIDLMRPYGIRELVRTGRIAMVRSGMSLEEQVNDPHAVEA
- a CDS encoding carbonic anhydrase, with the translated sequence MDRSYPTSRRTFVQNIAMAAGAVSFTPASSLWAADDEPSRNPDDILANLVAGNRRFASGKTQVTPRTPADFARDAKGQAPPAVILGCADSRVPPEMVFDQPIGGLFVVRVAGNMVGSGPMLLGSIEFAVAELGARLVVVMGHSSCGACRAAITHIDNNDALPGAIEGMVDKIRPVVRQVQGQPGDKLVNVTKANATHNAKLLSKTGSILPGFVESGKVKMVGAYYNLSTGVVDFLDS